One stretch of Flavobacterium sp. 9 DNA includes these proteins:
- the pgi gene encoding glucose-6-phosphate isomerase, translating to MALNTTNPTGTEAWKNLQNHYNAIHETTIQELFQQDNARVEKFNLQWNDFLVDYSKNNITPETISLLLELANSIGLKDAIAQYFDGAIINQTENRAVLHTALRAPESAVIKVDGENVIPEVYEVKNKIKQFSNEVISGERKGFTGKAFTDVVNIGIGGSDLGPVMAVEALQFYKNQLNLHFVSNVDGDHVNEIIKKLNPETTLFLIVSKTFTTQETLSNSETIKEWFLKSASQEDIAKHFVAVSTNIQKVTEFGINPDNVFPMWDWVGGRFSLWSAVGLSISLAIGFDNYNEMLKGANEMDEHFKSAEFDKNIPVTLALLSVWYNNFFGAESEALIPYTQYLQKLAPYLQQATMESNGKSVGRDGKPVNYQTGTIIWGEPGTNSQHAFFQLIHQGTKLIPTDFIGFVKPLYGNEDHHDKLMSNFFAQTEALLNGKTPAQVQAEFDKQGLSAEKAAYLLPFKVFTGNKPTNTILIQKLTPKSLGSLIALYEHKIFVQGVIWNIFSFDQWGVELGKQLANSILDEINTKTVKNHDSSTSFLLNHFLKNK from the coding sequence ATGGCTTTAAACACAACAAACCCAACCGGGACTGAAGCGTGGAAAAATCTACAAAACCACTATAACGCAATTCACGAAACTACGATACAAGAATTGTTTCAACAAGATAATGCTCGTGTTGAAAAATTCAACTTGCAATGGAATGACTTTTTAGTAGACTATTCTAAAAATAATATTACTCCTGAAACGATCTCTCTTTTACTAGAATTGGCAAATTCAATTGGACTAAAAGATGCGATTGCTCAATATTTTGACGGAGCAATTATCAACCAAACTGAAAACAGAGCGGTTTTGCATACTGCTTTGCGTGCTCCGGAATCGGCAGTTATTAAAGTTGATGGCGAAAATGTAATTCCTGAAGTTTACGAAGTAAAAAATAAAATCAAACAATTCAGCAACGAAGTTATCTCTGGCGAAAGAAAAGGTTTCACTGGAAAAGCTTTTACTGATGTTGTAAATATAGGAATTGGAGGTTCTGATCTTGGACCTGTTATGGCGGTTGAAGCTTTACAATTCTACAAAAATCAATTGAATTTACATTTTGTTTCTAACGTTGATGGTGATCACGTTAACGAAATAATCAAAAAACTAAATCCTGAAACAACTCTTTTCCTGATTGTTTCTAAAACTTTCACGACTCAGGAAACATTATCAAATTCTGAAACTATCAAAGAATGGTTTTTGAAATCAGCATCACAAGAAGATATTGCAAAACATTTTGTGGCAGTTTCAACAAATATTCAAAAAGTAACAGAATTTGGAATTAATCCTGACAATGTTTTCCCAATGTGGGATTGGGTTGGAGGAAGATTCTCTTTATGGAGTGCAGTTGGATTAAGCATTAGTTTAGCAATTGGATTTGACAATTACAATGAAATGCTAAAAGGCGCGAATGAAATGGACGAACATTTCAAATCGGCTGAATTTGACAAAAATATTCCTGTAACGCTGGCTTTGCTAAGTGTTTGGTACAACAATTTCTTTGGTGCCGAAAGTGAAGCTTTAATTCCATACACGCAATATTTACAAAAACTTGCTCCGTATTTGCAACAAGCAACAATGGAAAGTAATGGAAAAAGTGTTGGTCGTGACGGAAAACCTGTAAACTACCAAACCGGAACTATTATTTGGGGAGAGCCTGGAACGAATTCGCAACATGCTTTTTTCCAATTAATCCACCAAGGAACAAAATTAATTCCGACTGATTTTATTGGATTCGTAAAACCTCTTTACGGAAATGAAGATCATCATGATAAATTAATGTCGAACTTTTTTGCTCAGACTGAAGCTTTATTAAACGGAAAAACTCCGGCACAAGTTCAGGCAGAATTTGACAAACAAGGGCTTTCTGCAGAAAAAGCAGCTTACTTATTACCTTTTAAAGTTTTTACAGGAAACAAACCAACTAATACAATTTTAATTCAAAAACTGACTCCAAAAAGCTTAGGATCTTTGATTGCATTATATGAACACAAAATTTTTGTTCAGGGTGTTATCTGGAACATTTTTAGCTTTGATCAATGGGGAGTAGAATTAGGAAAGCAACTGGCAAACTCTATTTTGGATGAAATTAACACAAAGACTGTTAAGAACCACGACAGCTCAACTTCATTTTTGCTAAATCATTTCCTGAAGAACAAATAA